Proteins from a genomic interval of Macrobrachium nipponense isolate FS-2020 chromosome 33, ASM1510439v2, whole genome shotgun sequence:
- the LOC135202848 gene encoding involucrin-like gives MECSRIEFVATEVAGKDHANYTTEVLPGGDVQHLKGVSGDVQHPEGVSGDVQHLKGVSGDIQHLKGVSGDVQHIIGVSGDVQHLQGVSGDVQHLKGVSGDVQHTEGVSGDVQHLKGVSGDVQHIIGVSGDVQNLKGVSGDVQHLKGVSGDVQHLKGVSGDVQHLKGVSGDVQHIIGVSGDVQHLKWVSGDVQHLKGVSGDVQHLKGVSGDVQHIKWVSGDVQHLKGVSGDVQHLKGVSGDVQNLKGVSGDVQHPKEVSGDVQNLKGVSGDFQHPKGVSGDVQQPKLVSGDVQHPKWVSGDIQNLKGVSGDVQHPKGVSGDVQRLKGVSGDVQHLEGVSGDVQHLKGVSGDVQHPKGVSGDVQHLKGVSGDVQNLKGV, from the exons atggaatgctcaagaatcgaattcgtggccaccgaggtggcaggcaaagaccacgCCAACTACACCACTGAGGTGCTCCCTGGTG GGGATGTTCAACACCTGAAAGGGGTTTCAGGGGATGTCCAACACCCAGAAGGGGTTTCAGGGGATGTCCAACACCTAAAAGGAGTTTCAGGGGATATTCAACACCTAAAAGGGGTTTCAGGGGATGTCCAACACATAATAGGGGTTTCAGGGGATGTCCAACACCTACAAGGGGTTTCAGGGGATGTCCAACACCTAAAAGGGGTTTCAGGGGATGTCCAACACACAGAAGGGGTTTCAGGGGATGTCCAACACCTAAAAGGAGTTTCAGGGGATGTCCAACACATAATAGGGGTTTCAGGGGATGTCCAAAACCTAAAAGGGGTTTCAGGGGATGTCCAACACCTAAAAGGGGTTTCAGGGGATGTCCAACACCTAAAAGGGGTTTCAGGGGATGTCCAACACCTAAAAGGGGTTTCAGGGGATGTCCAACACATAATAGGGGTTTCAGGGGATGTCCAACACCTAAAATGGGTTTCAGGGGATGTCCAACACCTAAAAGGAGTTTCAGGGGATGTCCAACACCTAAAAGGAGTTTCAGGGGATGTCCAACACATAAAATGGGTTTCAGGGGATGTCCAACACCTAAAAGGGGTTTCAGGGGATGTCCAACACCTAAAAGGAGTTTCAGGGGATGTCCAAAACCTAAAAGGGGTTTCAGGGGATGTTCAACACCCAAAAGAGGTTTCAGGGGATGTCCAAAACCTAAAAGGGGTTTCAGGGGATTTCCAACACCCAAAAGGGGTTTCAGGGGATGTCCAACAGCCAAAATTGGTTTCAGGGGATGTCCAACACCCAAAATGGGTTTCAGGGGATATCCAAAACCTAAAAGGGGTTTCAGGGGATGTTCAACACCCAAAAGGGGTTTCAGGGGATGTCCAACGCCTAAAAGGGGTTTCAGGGGATGTCCAACACCTAGAAGGAGTTTCAGGGGATGTCCAACACCTAAAAGGGGTTTCTGGGGATGTCCAACACCCAAAAGGGGTTTCAGGGGATGTCCAACACCTAAAAGGAGTTTCAGGGGATGTCCAAAACCTGAAAGGGGTTTAA